The Klebsiella africana sequence AGACGATGTGATCTTCTCCGACAGTTCCGACTACGCGGCAAACATCGAGTTTGCCGAAGCCGTTGCGCCGAAAGAGCCGCGCGCCGCCGCCACCCAGGAGATGACCCTGGTCGATACGCCGAACGCCAAAACCATCGCCGAGCTGGTGGAGCAGTTCAACCTGCCGATCGAAAAAACGGTGAAAACCCTGCTGGTGAAAGCGGTTGAAGATAGCGCTTCCCCGCTGGTTGCCCTGCTGGTGCGCGGCGATCACGAGCTGAACGAAGTGAAAGCGGAAAAACTGCCGCAGGTCGCCAGCCCGCTGACCTTCGCCACCGAAGAAGAGATCCGCGCCCTGGTGAACGCCGGTCCGGGATCCCTGGGCCCGGTGAACATGCCGGTTCCGGTGATTATCGACCGTACTGTAGCAGTGATGAGCGATTTCGCCGCTGGCGCCAACATTGATGGCAAACACTACTTCGGCATCAACTGGGACCGCGATGTCGCCACCCCGGAAGTCGCCGATATCCGTAACGTCGTCGCCGGCGACCCGAGCCCGGACGGTAAAGGTACCCTGCTTATCAAACGCGGTATCGAAGTGGGTCATATCTTCCAGCTGGGGACGAAGTACTCCGAGGCGATGAAAGCCGCGGTTCAGGGCGAAGATGGCCGTAACCAGATCCTGACCATGGGCTGCTATGGTATCGGGGTGACTCGCGTGGTAGCGGCAGCGATTGAGCAGAACTTTGACGATCGCGGTATCGTCTGGCCGGATGCGATTGCGCCGTTCCAGGTAGCGATCCTGCCGATGAACATGCACAAATCTTACCGTGTGCAGGAGCTGGCGGAAAAACTGTACGCCGAGCTGAGCGCCCAGGGTATTGAAGTGCTGATGGACGATCGTAAGGAGCGTCCGGGCGTCATGTTCGCCGATATGGAGCTGATCGGCATTCCGCACACCATCGTGCTGGGCGATCGGAACCTCGACAACGATGATATCGAATACAAATATCGTCGCAACGGTGAGAAGCAGCTGATTAAGACCGGCGATATTGTGGAATATCTGGTTAAAGCGATAAAAGGCTAACACCCACCCCAGGGCCCTGAACGGATGTCAGGGCCTTTTTTTTACAAGGACAGTACCCATGACTGCACATCTCCTCCGCAGCGGACTGCTTACTTTTGCCCTGCTCCTGCTTACCGCCTGTACCCTGGACGTTGGCCGTAGCTTCCCTTCCACATCTGCTACCGATGACCATTCATCATCCTGGGCTATTACCCTCCAGCGTCAAAGCTCGATTGCCGGTAGCGGACTGCGCGAAATCGCCGAAAGCGACCTGCGCTCCGGCGACCTGCTGTTCTCCTCCAGCCTGGGCGTCACTTCGCTTGGGATCCGCGCCTTCAGCGCCTCTTCTGTAAGCCACGTCGCACTGTATCTTGGCGAAGGTCAGGTTGCGGAAGCCACCGGCGCCGGCGTACAAGTGATTACCCTTCAACAGGCGCTGGCGCACAGCGATAAACTCTTTGCTCTCAGGGTGCCTGACCTGACGCCGGACCAGGCAACGGCGATGAAAAGTTTTGCCTGGCAGGTCAAAGACAGCGGGTATAACTATCGCGGCATTATTCAGTTTATCCCTTATATGGTCACCAAACCGCTCTGCTCGCTTAACCCCTTCTCACGAAACTTTCGCCAACAGTGCGTCAGCGGCCTGGCCAAAGCGCAGCTGGGCGATGCGGCAAGCGCCGACAAGAAAGCGTGGTTTTGCTCGGAGTTTGTCAGCGAGGCCTTCGTCAGAGCCGGGCATCCGCTGACGCTCGCGCAGGCGGCGTGGATCAGTCCTTCCGATCTGCTGCACATGCGGGAAGGAGACGTCGCCACGTTTAAACCCGAAACGCAGCTAGAGTATGTCGGACATTTGAAACTGGGAGTTTATCTTCAGGCCGGTAAGCTGGTAGGGCTGAACAAACCGAAGGACAGTGCGGAGTAAAGAAACGATTGACGCTTTTCCGCCAGCCAGATCCACGCTCACTCTTGATGTGACAGGGCTAATAACAGGAGTAAGTAGGTGGTACTGCGCGGGATCATCCCCTGCCCGTTACCGGACAGGGGCCTGACAATCAATGGCTGCAGTCTTTACCGGGAATAAATTTGCCGGCTTGATCCGTCATCAGCGTTTTCATCATTTCGCCGGTGTCCGGGTTCGCCTCGAGGGTAAAGTGCCCCTCCACCACCAGCAGCACCGGTCGTGAATCATTGCCGCGGGCAGCAGCATAATCCCGCTCAAGCTGGGCATTGTTCGCCACCGCGACGCGTTTACCGGTCGCGCAATCGGTAAAGGTTGCCGCATCGGCCATATAGAAATACATACCGCGCATCGCCATCGGGGTGATCGGTAGACTGGCCTTCACTGGCTCCAGGGTATAGTTGAGAGGAGACTGAACGGGGCTCCCGTTGCGGTCAAGCATCTCCAGCTTGTCGCCCTTCGCGCGAAAGTAAGATTTCTCGCCTTTGCTGTCGGTCAGCACCAGTTTATCCGCGGTACGCGCCCAGGTGCCATAAGAGGCAAAGGATGACGGTTCACGACGGGCCCCCAGGTAGTGCTCGTTCATCACCCAGGTTCCGTCTTTTTCCAGGAATAGTGAGGTGTCGATGCCTTCGCAATCCGCGCAAGGCAGCACGCCGCGCCAGCTTT is a genomic window containing:
- the proS gene encoding proline--tRNA ligase, encoding MRTSQYLLSTLKETPADAEVISHQLMLRAGMIRKLASGLYTWLPTGVRVLKKVENIVREEMNNAGAIEVLMPVVQPSELWQESGRWEQYGPELLRIADRGDRPFVLGPTHEEVITDLIRNELNSYKQLPLNFYQIQTKFRDEVRPRFGVMRSREFLMKDAYSFHTSQESLQETYDAMYAAYSKIFSRMGLDFRAVQADTGSIGGSASHEFQVLAQSGEDDVIFSDSSDYAANIEFAEAVAPKEPRAAATQEMTLVDTPNAKTIAELVEQFNLPIEKTVKTLLVKAVEDSASPLVALLVRGDHELNEVKAEKLPQVASPLTFATEEEIRALVNAGPGSLGPVNMPVPVIIDRTVAVMSDFAAGANIDGKHYFGINWDRDVATPEVADIRNVVAGDPSPDGKGTLLIKRGIEVGHIFQLGTKYSEAMKAAVQGEDGRNQILTMGCYGIGVTRVVAAAIEQNFDDRGIVWPDAIAPFQVAILPMNMHKSYRVQELAEKLYAELSAQGIEVLMDDRKERPGVMFADMELIGIPHTIVLGDRNLDNDDIEYKYRRNGEKQLIKTGDIVEYLVKAIKG
- a CDS encoding YaeF family permuted papain-like enzyme, which translates into the protein MTAHLLRSGLLTFALLLLTACTLDVGRSFPSTSATDDHSSSWAITLQRQSSIAGSGLREIAESDLRSGDLLFSSSLGVTSLGIRAFSASSVSHVALYLGEGQVAEATGAGVQVITLQQALAHSDKLFALRVPDLTPDQATAMKSFAWQVKDSGYNYRGIIQFIPYMVTKPLCSLNPFSRNFRQQCVSGLAKAQLGDAASADKKAWFCSEFVSEAFVRAGHPLTLAQAAWISPSDLLHMREGDVATFKPETQLEYVGHLKLGVYLQAGKLVGLNKPKDSAE
- the nlpE gene encoding envelope stress response activation lipoprotein NlpE (NlpE, an outer membrane lipoprotein, interacts directly with CpxA, the sensor histidine kinase of the Cpx system for response to envelope stress.); translated protein: MKKIVFSVIAACSLFALFGCNHRAETDTVQPSAMEELKPMQQSWRGVLPCADCEGIDTSLFLEKDGTWVMNEHYLGARREPSSFASYGTWARTADKLVLTDSKGEKSYFRAKGDKLEMLDRNGSPVQSPLNYTLEPVKASLPITPMAMRGMYFYMADAATFTDCATGKRVAVANNAQLERDYAAARGNDSRPVLLVVEGHFTLEANPDTGEMMKTLMTDQAGKFIPGKDCSH